A window of the Hordeum vulgare subsp. vulgare chromosome 5H, MorexV3_pseudomolecules_assembly, whole genome shotgun sequence genome harbors these coding sequences:
- the LOC123398711 gene encoding uncharacterized protein LOC123398711 isoform X2: MSLDSGELMRLSPLRSTPPSLDPMDVSSNTTTTTSSGGGKDGDKGKGASVSFTEGEKVLAYHGPLLYEAKMERRSRLHRESSGRPRTGERPPELVCKEKKGEDQRQALGFAEAGAQRNQSGSQHYARGGSPLP, from the exons ATGTCGCTCGATTCCGGCGAGTTGATGCGGCTCTCGCCGTTGCGCAGCACACCTCC ATCGCTGGATCCGATGGACGTCAGCTCcaacacgaccacgaccacgagcaGCGGCGGAGGGAAGGACGGGGACAAGGGCAAGGGCGCCTCGGTCTCCTTCACGGAGGGCGAGAAGGTGCTCGCCTACCACGGGCCCCTCCTCTACGAGGCCAAG ATGGAACGTCGGAGTCGTCTGCATCGTGAAAGCTCGGGCCGGCCACGGACCGGCGAGCGACCCCCAGAACTTGTATGCAAAG AGAAGAAGGGAGAAGATCAACGACAAGCTTTGGGTTTTGCAGAAGCTGGTGCCCAACGGAACCAAA GTGGATCTCAGCACTATGCTCGAGGAGGCAGTCCTCTACCTTAA
- the LOC123398711 gene encoding transcription factor RHD6-like isoform X1, with product MSLDSGELMRLSPLRSTPPWSPRATLSSPPVRSISRASNPHPWWTSLSDRWIRWTSAPTRPRPRAAAEGRTGTRARAPRSPSRRARRCSPTTGPSSTRPRWNVGVVCIVKARAGHGPASDPQNLYAKRRREKINDKLWVLQKLVPNGTKVDLSTMLEEAVLYLKFLQLQIKWRVCRTLLGWPNQPWQHTV from the exons ATGTCGCTCGATTCCGGCGAGTTGATGCGGCTCTCGCCGTTGCGCAGCACACCTCCGTGGTCCCCTCGCGCCACTCTCTCCTCCCCTCCCGTCAGATCCATCTCTCGCGCCAGCAACCCTCACCCGTGGTGGACCTCGTTGTCAGATCGCTGGATCCGATGGACGTCAGCTCcaacacgaccacgaccacgagcaGCGGCGGAGGGAAGGACGGGGACAAGGGCAAGGGCGCCTCGGTCTCCTTCACGGAGGGCGAGAAGGTGCTCGCCTACCACGGGCCCCTCCTCTACGAGGCCAAG ATGGAACGTCGGAGTCGTCTGCATCGTGAAAGCTCGGGCCGGCCACGGACCGGCGAGCGACCCCCAGAACTTGTATGCAAAG AGAAGAAGGGAGAAGATCAACGACAAGCTTTGGGTTTTGCAGAAGCTGGTGCCCAACGGAACCAAA GTGGATCTCAGCACTATGCTCGAGGAGGCAGTCCTCTACCTTAAGTTTTTGCAGCTACAGATCAAG TGGCGGGTCTGTAGGACATTACTAGGATGGCCAAATCAACCATGGCAGCACACCGTTTGA